The following coding sequences are from one Gemmatimonas sp. window:
- a CDS encoding response regulator translates to MTARAAAPGKTAVVILLVEDSPSDRLITKAALEEARLLNTLHTVANGVEALAFLRREGSYADAPRPDLILLDLNLPRMDGREVLVHIKSDPSLRHIPVVVLTTSAAPEDVAAAYAAHANSYITKPVDFRRFHEALASLEQYWFEVVTLPPHVASPGSPSAVPADNMHSAADRVAVLLIEDSPTDALLVRSSLSTPSTAFELVHVTRLSDAAPLLADRRFDVIVTDLSLPDAQGLEAVHALRRLSTHGEPIIVLTGSADGRSGEEALRSGAEDYLQKNELGGSGLGRAILFAIHRREARDERHQRQRVDAVGRLAAGVAHDFNNLLTAMAVSAELVLTGSDPEERTELIQEILTTADRGRALTRHLLTYSRRNRFEAHPMPVNGVIVAIARLLERLIVAHVAVELALAADLPLVLSDEQHLEQVVLNLAINASDAMPGGGKLTLATTRQTMDVVAAAAVSAAMRPGEYVRISVRDTGVGIPDDVRARIFEPFFTTKAEGRGTGLGLATVHEIVQVHGGAIGVTPRDGGGTVFDVYLPACDIPPKREVRAVVRSESKPGSGTILLVEDEAALRSIMQRVLIRNGYTVLVADCAEAAWQLWDMRRDAIDLVITDLIMPGSFTARDLAARLAVERPALPVIFCSGYSDSFDDQTLALSQGENFIAKPYSIETLLNTVSGALARQAQAE, encoded by the coding sequence GTGACAGCGCGCGCCGCCGCGCCGGGCAAAACCGCCGTCGTGATTCTCCTGGTGGAGGATTCTCCGAGCGATCGCCTGATCACCAAGGCCGCGCTGGAGGAAGCGCGCCTGCTGAACACGCTGCATACAGTCGCCAACGGCGTTGAGGCGCTGGCGTTTCTGCGCCGCGAGGGCAGCTACGCTGATGCGCCGCGTCCTGACCTTATCCTGCTCGACCTGAATCTCCCGCGCATGGATGGGCGCGAGGTGCTCGTCCACATCAAGTCCGATCCCTCTCTGCGCCACATTCCGGTCGTGGTGCTGACGACATCGGCCGCGCCGGAAGACGTGGCGGCCGCGTACGCCGCACACGCGAATAGTTATATCACCAAGCCAGTGGATTTTCGGCGCTTCCATGAGGCATTGGCCTCGCTGGAGCAATACTGGTTCGAGGTGGTCACGCTGCCGCCCCACGTTGCTTCGCCGGGAAGTCCGTCCGCTGTACCTGCCGACAATATGCACAGCGCGGCAGACCGTGTTGCCGTGCTGCTCATCGAGGACTCGCCGACGGATGCCCTCCTCGTGCGTTCGTCGCTCTCGACGCCCTCGACTGCCTTCGAGCTTGTCCACGTCACCCGTCTCTCCGATGCAGCACCGCTGCTGGCCGATCGCCGATTCGACGTCATCGTCACCGATCTCTCGCTACCGGACGCGCAGGGGCTTGAAGCGGTGCACGCTCTGCGTCGGCTATCTACGCATGGCGAGCCCATCATTGTGCTTACCGGCAGCGCGGACGGACGGAGCGGGGAGGAGGCGCTGCGGTCAGGCGCTGAGGACTATTTGCAGAAAAATGAGCTCGGCGGCAGCGGGCTCGGTCGTGCCATCCTCTTTGCGATCCATCGACGGGAAGCTCGCGACGAGAGGCACCAGCGCCAGCGCGTTGACGCAGTCGGGCGGTTGGCCGCCGGTGTGGCCCACGACTTCAATAACCTGCTGACGGCGATGGCGGTCAGCGCCGAGTTGGTGCTGACGGGCAGCGATCCGGAGGAGCGAACGGAGTTGATTCAGGAGATTCTCACCACCGCCGATCGCGGTCGTGCACTGACCCGGCATCTGCTTACATACAGTCGCCGCAACCGGTTCGAGGCACACCCGATGCCGGTGAACGGGGTCATCGTAGCGATTGCACGGTTACTTGAGCGCCTGATCGTCGCTCACGTCGCGGTTGAGCTTGCACTGGCGGCCGATTTACCGCTCGTGCTGAGCGATGAGCAGCACCTAGAGCAGGTTGTGCTCAATCTGGCCATCAACGCCAGTGATGCGATGCCGGGCGGCGGCAAGCTCACGCTGGCAACCACGCGGCAGACGATGGATGTTGTTGCCGCTGCCGCAGTCAGCGCGGCGATGCGTCCTGGCGAATACGTGCGGATCTCGGTGCGTGACACCGGTGTCGGTATCCCGGACGACGTACGCGCGCGGATCTTCGAGCCGTTCTTCACGACCAAGGCGGAGGGCCGCGGCACCGGACTGGGCCTCGCGACGGTGCACGAGATTGTGCAGGTGCACGGTGGCGCGATCGGCGTCACGCCGCGCGATGGCGGTGGGACCGTGTTCGACGTCTACCTTCCGGCGTGCGACATTCCGCCGAAGCGCGAGGTTCGCGCGGTCGTGCGCTCCGAATCGAAACCGGGCAGCGGAACGATCCTGCTGGTCGAGGATGAGGCGGCCCTGCGCTCTATCATGCAGCGGGTGCTCATCCGCAACGGGTACACGGTGCTCGTGGCCGACTGCGCGGAGGCAGCGTGGCAGCTGTGGGATATGCGGCGCGACGCCATCGACCTCGTGATCACCGACCTGATCATGCCGGGCAGCTTCACGGCGCGTGATCTCGCGGCCAGGCTGGCCGTCGAACGGCCAGCACTGCCGGTGATTTTCTGCAGCGGCTATTCGGATTCGTTCGACGACCAGACGCTGGCGCTGTCCCAGGGCGAGAACTTTATCGCGAAGCCGTACTCGATCGAGACGCTCCTGAACACCGTGTCAGGCGCGTTGGCTCGTCAGGCTCAGGCGGAGTAG
- a CDS encoding proline iminopeptidase-family hydrolase: MPKHFAIWCGLTAAALCACRGDTRSTTDTAAATAAATSPAPATPVLGPGEAMLPVTGGRIWYKVSGAGAGTPVILVHGGPGIGSFYLKSMEGLGVDRPVVRYDQLGAGKSDRMTDTTLMVIPRYVEELDSLRRTLKYDKVFLNGNSWGTIVAVEYYKAHPEHVAGIIFSGEAFDITAAEKEINKWVATLTDSAQKAFAQYNTDKNLEAPAYKAATEEFYAKNVFRRPVKADLDSMFAMIGIDQYRYFQGENETMVVGTLKGYSAMSILPTIKVPVLMTTGEFDELGPTLIEQHAKLIPGAKFIVYKNAAHITQWDAAEQSVKDARAFLAAADKK, encoded by the coding sequence GTGCCCAAACACTTTGCGATCTGGTGCGGCCTGACCGCCGCCGCACTCTGCGCCTGCCGCGGTGATACGCGCTCCACGACCGACACTGCCGCGGCCACTGCGGCGGCCACCTCACCCGCTCCAGCCACGCCGGTGCTTGGCCCGGGCGAGGCCATGCTCCCGGTCACCGGCGGCAGGATCTGGTATAAGGTGAGCGGCGCCGGCGCCGGCACGCCGGTCATCCTCGTGCATGGCGGCCCCGGTATCGGCAGCTTCTATCTCAAGTCGATGGAAGGACTTGGCGTCGACCGTCCGGTGGTGCGCTACGACCAGCTGGGGGCGGGCAAGTCGGATCGGATGACCGACACCACGCTGATGGTCATTCCGCGCTACGTCGAGGAGCTCGATTCGCTCCGTCGCACGCTCAAGTATGACAAGGTGTTTCTCAACGGGAATTCGTGGGGCACCATCGTTGCCGTCGAGTACTACAAAGCACATCCGGAGCACGTGGCCGGGATCATCTTCAGCGGTGAAGCCTTCGACATCACGGCTGCCGAGAAGGAAATCAACAAGTGGGTGGCGACCCTAACGGATTCGGCGCAGAAAGCCTTCGCGCAGTACAACACCGACAAGAATCTCGAGGCGCCCGCCTACAAGGCCGCCACCGAGGAGTTTTACGCCAAGAACGTGTTCCGGCGCCCCGTGAAGGCCGACCTCGACTCGATGTTCGCCATGATCGGCATAGATCAGTATCGGTATTTCCAGGGCGAAAACGAGACGATGGTGGTCGGCACCCTCAAGGGCTACAGCGCCATGAGTATCCTGCCGACGATCAAGGTGCCGGTGCTCATGACCACCGGTGAGTTCGACGAACTCGGGCCCACGCTCATCGAGCAGCACGCGAAGCTCATTCCGGGCGCGAAGTTCATCGTGTACAAGAACGCGGCGCACATCACGCAATGGGACGCCGCCGAGCAGAGCGTGAAGGACGCACGCGCGTTCCTTGCGGCGGCGGACAAGAAGTAG
- a CDS encoding TonB-dependent receptor, with product MNLPLRTLVAGLGVALCAYANPASAQSTGIVAGVVRDDANAPITGATVVVSGTAFGTQAKADGTYRLVLSSGDYTLVARLIGYTSAVKTVRVATGATVTVDFTLSKSAAQLSAVAVTGSRRQERSVVEAPVPVDVITAEDIKQTGRTETAQILQMLVPSLNFPRSSIAGGVDGQRPFTLRGMGPDQVLVLINGKRRHAGAVIAANNSVGRGSAGIDLNAIPASSIDRIEVLRDGAAAQYGSDAIAGVVNVILKQNAPATFSTTFGQVNSSYNETSYSDGGVTQADGSWSRGFRDRGYVNVSGEYRDRGLTNRAKPDLRAMYFNDDSVARVNPALLPQARNNSWYGDAALREGGLMLNSGYSTTAGITLYAFGGGTVRESKAFGFPRRPSERTVVRALYPNGFLPEIWGTSLDLSLTGGAKGQAKGWQWDLSSSFGGNNFRFDVKNSLNPTLGVNSPTEFYAGMLRSTQSTTNIDLSRAVNIAAFATPVNVAVGAEFRSDNYRILQGDSTSYIDGGVRVLDGPERGQLTVPGSQLFYGFRPVDERNVGRTSFAGYLDLEGNPTKRLTVGLAARGENFSDFGSAVIGKVTGRFAVGRGVAVRGAYNTGFRAPSLGQANYSATASNVLIVGGVPTTNEVYTVPVDLPVARALGAKPLEAEKSTNTSAGITWSPVRNFSTTVDYFNIEVVDRIVLSENFVGAGVRAIIEPFGLRGDVRPRYFTNAVDTRTRGVDVVLRYVRQLENDASLSTTFGYNHNRTSLQRVAAPPPQLAALNQQLYGRVERSRLTEAQPRNLARINIQYSKQAWSLNLQQAYFGGWWTRPDLALAPTVARASSDQYFTGRWITDASVTRRLDKSFSLSLGVDNLFDVYPDRISASNPENTGATRLFSPFSPFGANGRFLFARMVFTP from the coding sequence ATGAATCTCCCACTCCGAACCCTCGTGGCCGGACTTGGCGTTGCGCTGTGTGCGTATGCCAATCCGGCCAGTGCCCAGTCCACCGGCATAGTGGCCGGTGTCGTGCGAGACGACGCGAACGCCCCGATCACGGGTGCCACTGTCGTCGTCTCCGGTACGGCATTCGGCACACAGGCCAAGGCCGATGGCACGTACCGACTGGTGTTGAGCTCCGGCGACTACACGCTTGTCGCGCGCCTCATCGGCTACACGTCAGCCGTGAAGACCGTGCGCGTCGCGACGGGTGCCACGGTGACCGTGGATTTCACGCTCAGCAAGTCGGCCGCGCAGTTATCGGCGGTTGCCGTGACCGGTTCGCGGCGGCAGGAACGGAGCGTGGTGGAAGCGCCGGTTCCGGTCGACGTGATCACAGCCGAAGACATCAAGCAGACCGGACGCACTGAAACCGCGCAAATCCTGCAGATGCTGGTGCCTTCGCTGAATTTCCCGCGCTCGTCTATTGCCGGCGGCGTAGACGGACAGCGGCCGTTTACGCTCCGCGGCATGGGGCCCGATCAGGTGCTGGTGCTCATCAACGGCAAGCGTCGGCACGCCGGCGCGGTGATCGCCGCCAACAATTCGGTGGGACGCGGATCGGCGGGTATCGATCTGAACGCGATCCCGGCCTCGAGCATCGACCGCATCGAGGTGCTGCGCGACGGCGCCGCGGCGCAGTATGGATCGGACGCCATCGCCGGCGTGGTCAACGTGATCCTCAAGCAGAACGCACCGGCCACGTTCTCCACCACGTTCGGTCAGGTGAACTCGTCGTACAATGAGACGAGCTACAGCGACGGCGGTGTGACGCAGGCCGACGGCAGCTGGTCGCGCGGGTTCCGCGATCGCGGGTACGTCAATGTCAGCGGCGAGTATCGCGACCGGGGGTTGACCAACCGAGCGAAGCCCGACCTGCGGGCGATGTACTTCAACGATGACTCCGTGGCGCGAGTGAATCCGGCGTTGCTACCGCAGGCCCGCAACAACAGCTGGTATGGCGACGCGGCGCTGCGCGAAGGCGGCTTGATGCTCAACAGCGGCTACTCCACCACGGCGGGGATCACGCTGTACGCCTTCGGCGGCGGGACGGTGCGCGAATCGAAGGCATTCGGCTTCCCGCGCCGTCCATCGGAACGTACGGTGGTGCGGGCGCTATACCCGAACGGCTTCCTGCCGGAGATCTGGGGCACGTCGCTCGACCTGTCGCTGACTGGTGGGGCGAAGGGACAGGCGAAGGGATGGCAGTGGGACCTCAGCAGCTCTTTCGGCGGCAACAACTTTCGTTTCGACGTCAAGAACTCGCTGAATCCCACATTGGGTGTCAACAGCCCTACGGAGTTCTATGCCGGCATGCTGCGCTCGACACAGTCCACCACCAACATCGATCTTTCGCGTGCGGTGAATATCGCGGCCTTCGCGACACCGGTGAACGTGGCCGTGGGCGCCGAGTTCCGGTCGGATAACTATCGCATTCTGCAGGGAGACAGTACGTCGTACATCGACGGCGGCGTGCGGGTGCTCGACGGCCCGGAGCGCGGACAGCTGACCGTGCCGGGATCACAGCTGTTCTACGGCTTCCGTCCCGTAGACGAGCGCAACGTCGGACGTACGTCGTTCGCGGGGTATCTGGATCTCGAAGGGAATCCGACGAAGCGACTCACGGTGGGGCTGGCCGCGCGCGGCGAGAATTTCTCGGACTTCGGCTCGGCGGTGATCGGCAAGGTGACCGGGCGATTCGCAGTCGGTCGCGGGGTGGCCGTCCGTGGCGCGTACAATACAGGCTTCCGGGCGCCGTCGCTGGGGCAGGCCAACTACTCCGCCACCGCGTCCAACGTGTTGATCGTGGGTGGTGTGCCGACGACGAACGAGGTGTACACGGTACCCGTCGACCTGCCGGTGGCGCGCGCGCTGGGGGCCAAGCCACTCGAAGCCGAGAAGTCCACCAACACATCGGCGGGTATCACGTGGTCGCCGGTGCGTAACTTCAGCACGACGGTAGACTACTTCAACATCGAAGTCGTCGACCGCATCGTGCTGTCGGAAAACTTCGTGGGCGCCGGCGTGCGGGCGATCATCGAGCCGTTCGGACTCCGTGGCGACGTCCGTCCACGCTACTTCACAAATGCCGTGGATACGCGCACGCGCGGGGTGGATGTCGTGCTGCGGTACGTACGGCAACTCGAGAATGACGCCTCACTGTCCACGACGTTCGGCTACAACCACAATCGCACGTCGCTGCAGCGCGTCGCCGCGCCGCCGCCGCAGTTGGCGGCGCTCAACCAGCAGCTATATGGCCGTGTAGAGCGATCGCGTCTGACCGAGGCGCAACCGCGCAATCTGGCCCGCATCAACATCCAGTACTCCAAGCAGGCGTGGTCGCTGAACCTGCAGCAGGCCTACTTCGGCGGATGGTGGACGCGTCCGGACCTGGCGCTGGCGCCTACGGTGGCCCGCGCGTCGAGCGATCAGTATTTCACGGGTCGTTGGATCACCGACGCGAGCGTCACACGGCGACTCGACAAGTCGTTCTCGCTGTCGCTAGGCGTCGACAATCTGTTCGACGTCTATCCCGACCGCATTTCGGCCTCGAACCCCGAGAACACCGGCGCCACGCGTCTCTTCTCGCCGTTCTCGCCGTTCGGGGCGAACGGGCGATTCCTGTTCGCGCGTATGGTATTCACCCCGTAA
- a CDS encoding DUF4394 domain-containing protein, which produces MTNRLPFLLAAIVLAACAETPTAVPTDISSASTRAAEGGGATSGESLIGLTENNELVSFTSDKSNQTTGIVPMTGLVAGETVIGIDFRPSDTGANGVNEIGTLYAVTSASRLYKVDPVTGAATMPVMLSIPLEGSTFGVGFNPAADRLRIHSNTNQNLRINVETGLTIRDVPLAYAMGDVNAGANPDLTASGYTNNDANPATGTELYAIDAAQDVLVEFGVGGPNGGMLVTVGALGVDAGLLSGFDISNATGTAFAVLSTSASEKSVLYTVNLDTGVTTKLGLLAQTKGALISVVVRP; this is translated from the coding sequence ATGACGAACCGTCTCCCCTTCCTCCTGGCCGCGATCGTCCTTGCCGCCTGCGCGGAAACACCCACGGCAGTGCCGACCGACATCTCATCCGCCAGCACTCGCGCGGCAGAGGGCGGTGGGGCCACCTCCGGCGAGTCCCTGATCGGGCTCACGGAGAACAATGAGCTCGTAAGTTTCACGAGCGACAAAAGCAATCAGACGACGGGCATCGTGCCGATGACGGGACTGGTCGCCGGCGAGACCGTCATCGGGATTGATTTCCGTCCGAGCGACACCGGCGCCAACGGTGTCAACGAAATTGGCACGCTGTACGCGGTGACCAGCGCCAGTCGTTTGTACAAAGTCGATCCCGTTACCGGAGCTGCCACCATGCCGGTGATGCTCAGCATCCCCTTGGAAGGTTCGACGTTCGGCGTGGGTTTCAATCCGGCGGCTGATCGCCTTCGCATCCACAGCAACACCAATCAGAATCTCCGTATCAACGTGGAGACCGGCTTGACCATTCGCGATGTGCCGTTGGCCTACGCGATGGGAGATGTGAATGCGGGCGCTAATCCGGATCTCACGGCGTCGGGATACACGAACAACGACGCCAACCCGGCCACGGGAACGGAACTGTACGCCATCGATGCCGCACAGGATGTGCTGGTGGAGTTCGGTGTTGGAGGACCAAACGGTGGCATGCTGGTCACGGTGGGCGCGCTTGGCGTTGACGCCGGCCTGCTGTCCGGATTCGACATCAGCAATGCGACCGGTACGGCATTCGCCGTGTTGAGCACATCGGCTTCGGAGAAATCGGTGCTGTACACGGTGAACCTCGACACCGGCGTGACCACCAAGCTCGG